One genomic region from Candidatus Thermoplasmatota archaeon encodes:
- a CDS encoding NusA-like transcription termination signal-binding factor, which translates to MNVKFDTTTIQHIKLFENLTSAKVKDCLVTQDKIIFVVPRGELGKAIGRQSYNLKNLKLLLKKDVDILEHSENLAQFIKNIFYRYKVKDVKIEEGRAIITVDPLDKGKAIGKGSRNLKIARELVRRHYQIKSLVVR; encoded by the coding sequence ATGAACGTTAAATTCGATACCACTACCATTCAACACATAAAATTATTTGAAAATCTTACTTCTGCTAAAGTTAAAGATTGTTTAGTTACGCAAGATAAAATTATTTTCGTTGTGCCTAGGGGCGAACTCGGAAAGGCTATTGGGAGGCAAAGCTATAATTTAAAAAATCTTAAACTATTGCTAAAGAAAGATGTGGATATACTTGAGCATTCTGAAAATTTAGCGCAGTTTATAAAAAACATTTTCTATCGTTATAAAGTAAAAGATGTAAAAATAGAAGAAGGTAGAGCTATTATTACCGTTGACCCTCTTGATAAGGGCAAGGCTATAGGTAAAGGCAGTAGGAATTTGAAAATTGCAAGAGAGCTTGTAAGGAGACATTACCAAATTAAGAGTTTGGTAGTAAGATAA